CCGCTGGAAAGAACGATACAGAGGTATTCAAAGAGTAAATAGAATATTGGAAGGTGCCGATGGGGTTACCGATATTAATGCCGACTATAAGGCCCGCTTACTTGCTGAAGCAAAATTCCTGAGAGCCTTCTTTTATTTTGATTTGGTTTACCTGTTTGGCGATGTACCTTTCCTTACAGCCAGTTTAGAACCTCAAGATACAACACCTGTCGAAGATGCTGATGGCGAAAAAGAAGCTTCTGAAAACACTAAGCGAACGGATAAGAATGTTATTTTGGAAGCTATTGTGAAGGACTTGTCAGAATCTGCTATTATCCTACCAAGTTCATATGGAAGCGACGATCAGGGAAGAGTAACGAAAGGTGCTGCAATTTCATTAAAGGCCAGAATTCTTCTTTATCAGGAAAAATGGACAGAGGCAGCTAATGCGGCAAAGGAAGTAATGGATTTAGAAGTTTATACTATTTATCCGAGTTACGAAAAGATGTTCACCTACGAGGGGATCGGCAACTCCGAGGTCATTTTTGATTTACAGGAAGTAAAAGACTCTGATAACCAATGGAATTTCACAGTTCAGAATTATGGCCCTAACTCAGCAGGTGGCTGGAGCAGTGGTTGTCCTATGCAGTCTTTGGTTGACACTTATGAGTGTACCGATGGTAAAACAATAGCCGAATCAGCTTTGTTCGATCCAAACGATCCATATGCAAACCGTGACCCTCGAATGAAATATTCCATTCTTTATCCGGGCAACGACTGGCGCGATGGTGTCTTTAACTCGATTCCCGGAGCAACTTACCCTGGAAAAGAAATCATTCCAGGCGATGACTTAACCGACGGTACAGGCGGTCAGTGGAACAAAACAGCCACAGGTTACAATTGGTTGAAATATATATCAGAAGACGATATCGACAATGGCGACTACTGGAATGGTTCCATCCATTACATCCTGATTCGTTATGCTGAGGTTCTACTGACTTATGCCGAAGCAAAAATTGAGAGCAATGATATCGATCAGTCTGTTTACGATGCCATAAACGAAGTGCGCCAACGTGCCGATGTGAACATGCCTGTGGTTACTAGTGGTAAAAGTCAGGATGAGTTGCGTACGATACTAAGACGCGAACGACGCGTGGAATTGGCTTTTGAAGGCTTGCGCCTGATGGACATCAGAAGATGGAAAATTGCAGAGAATGTGATGCCTGGTGTACCTGAAGGCTTGACTTACACTGATCCTGACTCAGGGCAACCCGTAACACTTTCGTGGGGAACACGTGTATTCGACCCTAACAAACATTACCTGTGGCCTATTCCACAAGCAGAGATTGACATTACCCACATTCAGCAAAATCCTGGATGGTAATACATAGAACATATTCCTGGAGTAAATTACTCCAGGAATATCTTATAAAATCACAAATTTACAACAGAATATTTCAAATTATATCTAACTTTTAGTTGTTAGCGAAATGAGTTGAATTAGGAAAGAAAAACCAAAATGAATAGAATACTATTATCAGTCATTTTTATCTACCTCTTTCATAATGCCATTGCGCAAGAAAAGGTATTTCCGGGAGCCGATGAGCAAAGCCCGTCCCGAGCCCAATATTTTTCATGGATCAACAACACCAACGAAGGAACTACTGAGGAACAAACCCTTATCAATCTTGATTTTTTCCAGTGGCTTAATCAGGAGTACGGAATGGTTCTTGACATTTACGCTTTCGACGCGGGTGCTATCGATGGCAAACGATTTTACGGCGATATGCGTTCCGAACGTTTTAAAAAACAATTTCCCAATGGCTTCGATCCCCTTTACGAAAAAGCAAAAGCCATTAACACACGATTAGGTGTTTGGGGTGGTCCCGATGGTTTTGGAGATACCGAAGCTGAAAAGCAAGCCCGAATTGATCAGATGGTCAGCCTTTGTAAAGACTATGAGTTTGCCCTGTTTAAATTCGATGCCGTTTGTGGTCCTTTACGTCCTGAAAAGGAAGATGCCTTTATCGAAATGATGAAAGCCTGTCGCCAATACAGCCCCGACCTGATTTTGCTAAATCATCGCCTTGGCTTAAAGAAAAGCAAGCCCTATGCCACTACCTTTCTGTGGGGTGGTCAGGAAACTTATATCGATGTGTTTACCACCAACAATACAACAGCACCCCATCACCGCGCCGGAGCTCTCGACAGAGGCTTAGTTCCCGGGTTAAAAAGATTAACTGAAGATCATGGCGTTTGCATCTCATCCTGTATCGACTATTGGGATGATGATTTGATTATGCAAGCTTTCAACCGCAGCATGATATTGGCTCCTGAAATTTATGGTAACCCCTGGTTACTAAATGATGATGAATATCATAAATTAGCTGGAATATATAATTTGCATCGTAAATATGGAAAAATACTAGTTTATGGTATCGTACTACCAGAAGAGAAATATGGGAATTCTGCGGTATCTAGAGGTGATGAAAATACACGCTTTGTAACCCTCACGAACCTGACTTGGGAACCAATGACCTATACCATTAAACTGGACGAAGAAATCGGTTTAAGTACTGATAAAAATATTGAACTCAGACAATTCCATCCCACCGAAAAAATTATTGGTGATTTTAGTAAGGGAGAAGAAGTTGAAATTTTAGTTGAACCATTTCGTTCATGTTTACTTATGGCTAGTTCGAAAGTAACTGACGAACCTAGCTTGTTAGGAACAGATTATCAGGTGGTACGTAATGTCCCAAATCAACCTGTTCTAATTAAAATCCTTGGAAGACAAGGCACGACTACGAAAATTCAGCTGAAAAATGCAGGAGAATATAAAAGTGCTAGTCTTAATGGTAAGAATGTCAGTAAGTTATTGAATGGTAGATTGCTGAGGGTTAATTTTGAGGGAGATATATTGCAGAGTGAATCTCAGCGTAAATTATCAAAGTTTGAATTGATCGAAACACCTTTTGATGATGAGGCTTTATACGAAGCCACCTGTTTTGCTGCCGATAATAACGCGCTCGAAGTCCGATCGCTTAAACGATCAGGCGCCACAAATATTCCTCAGGTGCAAAAAGCCAGAGATGCCTTCTTCAATCAAGACGTTTTTATAAAACGAGGCATATGGGACAAGAACCTCTTTGATGGCGATATGGAAACAGGCTACTGGCCAAGCAGAAAATACAATATCGATCAGAAAATTAAGGGCGGATGCTTCCGTCTTGACCTGGGTCGTATCACCGATTTGGATCAAATCGTTATTAAAGTGCCTGACGAATTTTCGCTTCAACCTCTTCTGCTTGACGAAGGTAATTATGCTGAGGTTTCGTCAGATCTGAAAAAGTGGAAAACTATTACCTATTACGCTGGTGAAGAAATGGTCATCGATATAAATGAACCCATCCGTTACCTGAGACTGGGGGCACAACCGGGAAGAATCGTTGAAATTGAAGCGAAGAAAAATGGAAAGATGCTGGACCGTAGCAATTGGACAGCCTCAAACCTCTTTGCACACGCTAAAAAAATGGAGACACAACAAACATGGCAAGCCAACTTCAAATTGGATGAAATTCCTGAGGGCTCATACCTGTCGATTGCCATCAACGGCAAACACGGTACCGAGGGTGCTTATGCTGCTGCAAAGATAGACGGTGAATACCTGGGTTGTCCCGACCGTGCTGTTTCATTCCCATCCAACACCTGGGAGTTTGTGAATTCGAGACGAGACAGCAATTACACCTATTACCTTCCTCTGGATAAAAGTATGATTGGTAAGAATATCGAGGTGTTTGTGATGGGATACGATAAGGAACATACAGACATCAAGCCGGAGGTTTGGATATCGGCTGGGGCACTACCGTTTAAAGAGCAAATTTTAGAATTAAAGAAATAATCAAAGAA
This window of the Labilibaculum sp. DW002 genome carries:
- a CDS encoding RagB/SusD family nutrient uptake outer membrane protein, which codes for MKTNIICLATVFLMVLAGCSDDFLERTPSDQVSSADFFTQEKDLVYALNAAYASIGFNSWGSKYGYSTDLLRVEALTDNALDHHSWNAGYRLADGTASSYDGYVETRWKERYRGIQRVNRILEGADGVTDINADYKARLLAEAKFLRAFFYFDLVYLFGDVPFLTASLEPQDTTPVEDADGEKEASENTKRTDKNVILEAIVKDLSESAIILPSSYGSDDQGRVTKGAAISLKARILLYQEKWTEAANAAKEVMDLEVYTIYPSYEKMFTYEGIGNSEVIFDLQEVKDSDNQWNFTVQNYGPNSAGGWSSGCPMQSLVDTYECTDGKTIAESALFDPNDPYANRDPRMKYSILYPGNDWRDGVFNSIPGATYPGKEIIPGDDLTDGTGGQWNKTATGYNWLKYISEDDIDNGDYWNGSIHYILIRYAEVLLTYAEAKIESNDIDQSVYDAINEVRQRADVNMPVVTSGKSQDELRTILRRERRVELAFEGLRLMDIRRWKIAENVMPGVPEGLTYTDPDSGQPVTLSWGTRVFDPNKHYLWPIPQAEIDITHIQQNPGW